The following coding sequences lie in one Cupriavidus sp. WKF15 genomic window:
- a CDS encoding ISNCY family transposase, translating to MAKSEVITVSMHELDRLKTVQAVVDGQLRPGVAAERLEITDRQLRRLLERYRQEGPSGLVTRKRGRPSNNRLSADREAAALGLIREHYADFGPTLACEKLRERHGLTLSKETIRRLMTASGLWIPRKQRPPKVYQPRNRRACYGELIQIDGCDHRWFEERAAACTLLVYVDDATSRIMELRFTHSEATFTYFAATRAYLERHGKPVAFYSDKASVFRVNKPNATGGDGHTQFSRALFELNIEGICANSSQAKGRVERTHLTLQDRLVKELRLRNISTMEAANAFMPEFIADYNARFAKVPRNSHNAHRPLRPDENLDLIFAWREPRCVSKSLTIQYDKMLYLLADTPEHRKLAGRYIDVYHYPDGRIEPRANGVALPYTTYDRLSEIDQGAIVEHKRLGHVLALAAQVQALRDRRQTIGPSRTLAGEPPRPHRPAPNTKRQRLINRLDLERALAAAPLTQQADILTLPTANQPPHPGPNSVTSGQHHCPTGTPQKNSTPHKKHARADI from the coding sequence ATGGCTAAATCCGAGGTCATTACAGTCAGCATGCATGAGTTAGACAGGCTCAAGACCGTCCAGGCGGTTGTGGATGGTCAGTTACGGCCCGGTGTGGCCGCAGAACGATTGGAGATCACGGACCGGCAGTTGCGGCGGTTGCTGGAGCGCTACCGGCAAGAAGGTCCGTCGGGACTCGTGACCCGCAAGCGCGGCCGTCCGAGCAACAACCGGCTGTCGGCCGACCGCGAAGCCGCGGCGCTGGGCCTGATCCGGGAACACTACGCCGACTTCGGGCCGACGCTGGCCTGCGAGAAGCTCCGCGAACGCCATGGACTCACGTTGTCCAAGGAAACGATCCGCCGCCTGATGACGGCATCTGGGCTTTGGATACCGCGCAAACAGCGGCCGCCGAAGGTCTACCAGCCGCGCAACCGCCGTGCCTGCTATGGCGAGCTGATTCAGATCGACGGCTGCGATCACCGCTGGTTTGAGGAGCGCGCTGCGGCCTGCACGCTGCTGGTCTATGTCGACGACGCCACCAGCCGGATCATGGAACTGCGCTTTACCCATTCCGAGGCCACGTTCACATACTTCGCTGCAACTCGCGCCTACCTGGAGCGCCATGGCAAGCCGGTGGCGTTTTACAGCGACAAGGCCAGCGTCTTCCGGGTCAACAAGCCGAATGCCACCGGCGGCGATGGCCATACCCAGTTTTCCCGGGCCTTGTTCGAGCTGAACATCGAGGGCATCTGCGCCAACAGCAGCCAGGCCAAGGGCCGCGTCGAACGGACCCACCTGACGTTGCAGGACCGCTTGGTCAAGGAGCTGCGCCTTCGCAATATCAGCACCATGGAAGCTGCCAACGCCTTCATGCCCGAATTCATCGCGGACTACAACGCGCGCTTCGCCAAGGTCCCGCGTAACAGCCATAACGCGCATCGTCCGCTGCGACCGGATGAGAACCTGGATCTGATCTTCGCCTGGCGCGAACCACGCTGCGTCTCGAAGAGCCTGACGATCCAGTACGACAAGATGCTCTACCTGCTGGCAGATACACCCGAGCACCGCAAGCTCGCCGGTCGCTATATCGACGTCTACCACTACCCCGACGGCAGGATCGAGCCACGCGCGAATGGCGTCGCCCTGCCCTACACCACCTATGACCGCCTGTCAGAAATCGACCAGGGCGCGATCGTGGAGCACAAGCGGCTCGGGCACGTGCTGGCGCTCGCGGCGCAGGTGCAGGCGTTGCGCGACCGCCGGCAAACCATCGGGCCGTCGCGCACGCTGGCGGGCGAGCCACCGCGCCCGCACCGGCCGGCGCCCAACACCAAGCGGCAGCGGCTGATCAACCGGCTCGACCTGGAGCGCGCGCTGGCGGCCGCGCCGCTGACACAGCAGGCGGACATTTTAACGTTGCCCACCGCGAATCAACCGCCCCACCCTGGGCCCAACTCTGTCACGTCAGGCCAGCACCACTGCCCGACGGGAACCCCTCAAAAGAATTCAACCCCACACAAAAAGCACGCCCGTGCCGACATTTGA
- a CDS encoding HDOD domain-containing protein — translation MTKQQFLDQLWDRMAQKGDFPTLQYCIDNVFKTLNNDMSIGEMAGTVLSDFSLSQKVIRLANSAMYRSFGGDVTTVSRAIMVLGVDTITHLTLGVQVLDFFQGVAPNRPQAGRALKQAIMAGEITRALNDARGILGGEEGVVCTLMHHVSRLVVIFYFPDEWDRIAKLSADGVMSESDACREVIGISFDEIAKAAAFRWRLPTLIADGMLGRNLGDDTVLESHADWLGAVASLSSGAAASMLAEQPDEIVLGPLLAHAQRLGLEAPHVNAAIQQAGKLMTTMARSEAQESGVRSAPEEGGKRADTLMRLQHALAEVRQEGAGMTVSQLAPLVLESAMRALNFSHCFLMLLHPTTKRFGARLGFGDGMRDKLDQLSFEEGFVPDMFHFAMIAPQPLLIEDLSDKAVSHRVPRWYRDAMPDTRSVLLIPVKVRNRCVAMICGDWGTTRIAGGLTKNELAAAGELAGEIATAVLRSAPQR, via the coding sequence ATGACAAAGCAACAGTTCCTCGATCAACTGTGGGACCGAATGGCCCAGAAGGGCGACTTTCCGACGCTGCAGTACTGCATCGACAATGTCTTCAAGACGCTGAACAACGACATGAGCATTGGCGAAATGGCCGGTACTGTCCTGTCGGACTTCAGTCTTTCCCAGAAAGTCATCCGGCTGGCCAACTCCGCCATGTACCGTTCATTCGGCGGCGATGTCACAACCGTATCCCGCGCCATCATGGTGTTGGGCGTGGACACGATCACCCACCTGACGCTGGGCGTCCAGGTGCTCGACTTTTTCCAGGGCGTGGCGCCGAACCGCCCGCAGGCAGGCAGGGCGCTCAAGCAGGCCATCATGGCAGGCGAGATCACCCGCGCGTTGAACGATGCGCGGGGCATCCTGGGTGGGGAAGAGGGCGTCGTCTGCACGCTGATGCACCATGTCAGCCGCTTGGTCGTGATCTTCTATTTCCCGGATGAGTGGGACCGCATCGCCAAGCTGAGCGCGGATGGTGTCATGAGCGAAAGCGATGCCTGCCGCGAAGTCATCGGCATCTCGTTCGACGAAATCGCGAAAGCGGCCGCCTTCCGGTGGCGCCTGCCGACGCTGATCGCGGACGGCATGCTGGGTCGCAATCTGGGCGATGACACCGTGCTGGAATCCCACGCCGACTGGCTGGGCGCCGTAGCAAGCCTGTCATCCGGCGCAGCTGCCTCCATGCTGGCCGAACAGCCGGACGAAATTGTGCTCGGACCGCTGCTGGCACACGCACAAAGGCTCGGGCTGGAGGCGCCCCACGTCAATGCAGCGATCCAGCAGGCCGGGAAGCTGATGACAACGATGGCGCGCTCCGAGGCGCAGGAATCGGGCGTGCGCAGCGCGCCGGAAGAGGGCGGCAAGCGTGCCGATACGTTGATGCGCCTGCAGCACGCGCTCGCCGAAGTTCGGCAGGAGGGCGCAGGGATGACGGTATCCCAGCTGGCTCCGCTAGTGCTGGAGTCGGCCATGCGGGCACTGAATTTTTCGCATTGTTTCCTGATGCTGCTGCACCCGACGACCAAGCGTTTTGGCGCGCGCCTGGGCTTCGGCGATGGCATGCGGGACAAGCTCGATCAGCTGTCGTTCGAAGAAGGCTTCGTTCCCGACATGTTCCATTTCGCGATGATTGCGCCGCAACCCTTGCTGATCGAGGACCTGAGCGACAAGGCCGTATCGCATCGCGTTCCGCGCTGGTATCGCGATGCCATGCCCGACACGCGTTCGGTGCTGCTGATTCCGGTCAAGGTGCGCAACCGTTGCGTGGCCATGATCTGCGGCGACTGGGGCACAACGCGGATTGCCGGCGGGTTGACCAAGAACGAACTGGCGGCGGCAGGCGAACTGGCCGGGGAAATCGCGACTGCTGTCCTGCGGTCAGCGCCACAACGATAG
- a CDS encoding EAL domain-containing protein — MTSFTYDAVQAGNAREPVRSGGVAGAVTPAGNRDAWTLLEAWGGLALQVSEAGNILQATSASADLLAFPREYLLHASIKDIIAFDERERAAHLLQACFQDGLPKQAEIRFANAITGTRWIDLRVCRHVKADGQASLLLFGADVTKWAQKLHRLTEQSLTDPLTGVGNRGLIRNRVEAYFACDAAERGRFAIALMDLDGFKKVNDSLGHEVGDILLKELSLRLAGTLRSRDTIARLGGDEFVILLHDVTSEETAAGMLEQIMRVCRQPFHLAGCQVRVTTSIGLAFASGVRETEAQLLRRADRAMYEAKAQGNNRYCLYSPELDRRLNEQFRIEQDLFEAVLNGELFLHYQPIFRVGPDTVCAVEALMRWDHRSGAISPEVFVPLAESNGLINHLGAWAVRCACAQLAAWDANGVELGYVSVNVSPVQFRHPGFVDSVRSAIRDTGIDPHRLVLEITEGALMTDPKVAGDLLTELRALGIRFAVDDFGTGYSSLSYLRRFPLSALKIDRSFVADMVDSPHARTIVSAVLSLARELGLVAIAEGVETDAQCDLLAAQRCELGQGWRFARAMSPNDFEDAVREGRFRIDAEDALSA, encoded by the coding sequence ATGACGTCGTTCACGTATGATGCTGTTCAGGCAGGCAACGCGCGGGAACCGGTTCGTTCCGGCGGCGTTGCGGGAGCAGTGACTCCTGCCGGAAACAGGGATGCCTGGACGCTGCTGGAAGCATGGGGCGGATTGGCACTGCAGGTCAGCGAAGCCGGGAACATTCTGCAGGCCACGAGTGCTTCGGCGGATCTGCTCGCTTTTCCTCGTGAATATCTGCTGCATGCGTCGATCAAGGACATTATTGCCTTTGATGAACGCGAGCGTGCCGCCCATCTGCTGCAAGCCTGTTTCCAGGACGGTCTTCCCAAGCAGGCCGAGATTCGCTTTGCCAACGCGATTACGGGTACTCGCTGGATCGATCTGCGCGTTTGCCGGCATGTCAAAGCGGATGGCCAGGCATCGTTACTCCTGTTTGGCGCCGATGTCACCAAATGGGCCCAGAAGCTACATCGGCTGACGGAACAATCGCTCACCGACCCGCTGACTGGTGTTGGTAACCGCGGGCTGATCCGCAACCGGGTGGAGGCTTATTTCGCGTGCGATGCCGCCGAGCGCGGGCGCTTTGCCATTGCGCTGATGGACCTCGACGGATTCAAGAAGGTCAACGATTCGCTCGGCCACGAGGTTGGCGACATCCTGCTTAAAGAGCTGAGCCTGCGCCTCGCGGGCACACTGCGTTCCCGCGACACCATAGCGCGGCTTGGGGGCGATGAGTTCGTGATCCTGCTCCACGACGTGACCTCCGAGGAAACAGCCGCCGGCATGCTCGAACAGATCATGCGCGTCTGCCGGCAGCCGTTCCACCTGGCCGGGTGCCAGGTTCGTGTCACGACCAGTATCGGTCTGGCATTTGCCTCGGGCGTGCGCGAGACCGAGGCGCAGTTGCTGCGGCGGGCGGACCGGGCCATGTACGAGGCCAAGGCGCAGGGCAACAACCGCTATTGCCTGTATTCGCCGGAGCTGGATCGCCGGCTGAACGAGCAGTTCCGCATCGAGCAGGACCTGTTCGAGGCCGTGCTCAACGGTGAACTCTTCCTTCACTACCAGCCAATCTTCCGCGTCGGCCCGGACACCGTTTGCGCCGTGGAGGCCCTGATGCGATGGGATCATCGCAGCGGCGCCATTTCGCCGGAGGTCTTCGTGCCGCTGGCCGAGAGCAATGGGCTGATCAATCATCTCGGCGCGTGGGCGGTACGCTGCGCGTGCGCGCAGCTGGCCGCATGGGATGCAAACGGGGTAGAGCTTGGCTACGTGTCCGTCAACGTGTCACCGGTGCAGTTCAGGCACCCCGGCTTTGTCGACAGCGTGCGCAGTGCCATCCGCGATACCGGCATCGACCCGCACCGGCTGGTTCTGGAGATCACCGAAGGCGCGCTGATGACCGACCCTAAAGTCGCCGGGGATCTGCTGACGGAACTGAGGGCACTGGGAATCCGCTTTGCGGTTGATGACTTTGGCACGGGCTATTCGAGCTTGTCCTATCTGCGCCGGTTTCCCTTGTCGGCACTGAAGATCGACCGCAGCTTCGTGGCCGACATGGTGGATTCCCCGCACGCCCGCACCATTGTCTCCGCCGTGCTGTCGCTGGCGCGCGAACTCGGGCTGGTGGCCATTGCGGAAGGCGTCGAGACCGACGCTCAATGCGATTTGCTGGCTGCCCAGCGCTGTGAGCTGGGACAGGGCTGGCGGTTCGCCCGGGCGATGAGCCCCAATGATTTCGAGGACGCTGTCCGCGAGGGCAGGTTCCGGATCGACGCCGAGGACGCACTGTCCGCGTGA
- a CDS encoding potassium channel family protein, which produces MRLHLLVAVPVMLACLLLQGLVVAVCLRRYARFRNDWKGAEPLWVDVAMLSVVMLVTLCGNFAQMAVWAGLFLLLGEFTDPWVAIYHSAVNFSTLGYGDIVMSERWRLLGPIEAAHGILMFGVSTAVMTAAVLDVVKNSAARLERKDAT; this is translated from the coding sequence ATGCGCCTCCATTTGTTGGTCGCGGTCCCGGTCATGCTGGCCTGCCTGCTGCTTCAGGGACTGGTCGTGGCCGTGTGCCTGCGCCGCTATGCCCGCTTTCGCAATGACTGGAAGGGCGCCGAACCGCTCTGGGTGGACGTTGCCATGCTGTCGGTCGTCATGCTGGTCACGCTGTGCGGGAATTTTGCGCAGATGGCCGTCTGGGCAGGATTGTTCCTGCTGCTCGGCGAGTTCACGGATCCCTGGGTGGCCATCTATCACTCGGCGGTGAATTTTTCGACCCTGGGCTACGGCGACATTGTCATGTCCGAGCGCTGGCGCTTGCTGGGACCGATCGAGGCCGCGCACGGCATCCTGATGTTCGGCGTATCGACTGCGGTGATGACTGCCGCGGTATTGGACGTGGTCAAGAACAGCGCGGCGCGGCTAGAGCGCAAGGATGCGACCTGA
- a CDS encoding DUF2955 domain-containing protein, protein MSTDAAVSGAIGVRGRRALRLAIGTALCLATSFGLSWPIPMVAPVIGAFVLASLDRPLPARAGVGLALVAMLATGSGLLIVPFLRQSPFSGVLMTALGLFLAFRHGLRGGNSLVGTFLAAGLTMVSVAGTADIGLALTVVAALVKGLLLAVAVLSLCYALIPEPGARPAPRRAPPVSQGDANRMALRAVLVVMPPVLLALGDPAAYMPILMKAVSLGRQSCTTARGAARELLGSTLLGGLLAILFWWALGLFVHLWMFFLWMLLFALLLARKLFAGPPGRLSPGFWLNTLVTLIILLGQSVEDSAAGKDVYHAFAVRMGLFIGVTLYACLMLELLEQRSSASSSVL, encoded by the coding sequence ATGTCTACTGATGCTGCCGTGTCCGGCGCAATCGGTGTCCGCGGACGGCGGGCGCTGCGGCTGGCCATCGGCACCGCGCTTTGCCTGGCCACCAGCTTCGGGTTGAGTTGGCCGATTCCGATGGTCGCCCCGGTGATCGGCGCCTTCGTGCTCGCCTCGCTCGACCGGCCGCTGCCCGCCCGGGCCGGCGTGGGTCTGGCGCTGGTGGCCATGCTGGCCACCGGGAGCGGCCTGCTGATCGTTCCGTTCCTGCGCCAGTCCCCGTTCAGCGGCGTGCTGATGACAGCGCTTGGCCTGTTCCTGGCCTTTCGCCATGGCTTGCGTGGCGGCAACAGCCTGGTCGGCACCTTCCTGGCGGCCGGGCTTACCATGGTCTCGGTGGCGGGGACGGCGGATATCGGCCTGGCCCTCACCGTTGTCGCCGCTCTGGTCAAGGGCTTGCTGCTGGCGGTGGCGGTCCTGTCCCTCTGTTATGCGCTGATTCCGGAGCCGGGAGCCAGGCCGGCGCCGCGGCGCGCGCCGCCAGTCTCGCAAGGCGATGCCAACCGGATGGCCTTGCGCGCAGTGCTTGTCGTCATGCCGCCTGTCCTGCTCGCGCTTGGTGACCCGGCCGCCTATATGCCGATCCTCATGAAAGCCGTCAGCCTCGGCCGGCAAAGCTGCACCACGGCACGCGGGGCCGCGCGCGAACTGCTTGGATCCACGCTGCTCGGGGGGCTGCTGGCTATTTTGTTCTGGTGGGCCCTGGGCCTGTTCGTGCATCTGTGGATGTTTTTTCTCTGGATGCTCCTGTTTGCGCTGCTGCTGGCGCGCAAGCTCTTTGCGGGGCCGCCGGGCCGGCTATCGCCGGGCTTCTGGCTCAACACGCTGGTGACGCTGATCATCCTGCTGGGCCAGTCCGTGGAAGACAGCGCCGCGGGCAAGGATGTCTACCATGCCTTCGCAGTCCGCATGGGCCTGTTCATCGGGGTAACGCTATATGCCTGCCTGATGCTGGAACTGCTTGAGCAACGTAGCAGCGCTTCGTCCTCCGTGCTTTGA
- a CDS encoding HlyD family secretion protein, with the protein MSEAVPPTPTPTPTPTPAPSPASPADPARKGTRWVVALIMVSLAWYLFADRYTPYTQQARIQAYVVPVAPEVSGRVTRVLVHNNQDVQSGAVLFEVDPQQYRIAADRARADLESMRRQIGASTAGIASAQAALRAAQANEVKARQDSERLERLYREDPGTVSIRRLEVARATHTQATSQVDAARAEVERAREQQGGSEEDNAKMRSSAAALEKAELDLANAQVRARTAGLITDLRTETGLYAAAGNPVMTLIAIHDIWISADLTENNLGHVEPGTPVGIVLDALPGRVLAGRVRSIGYGVSAGQSPPPGSLPTVQNSRDWLRPAQRFPVVVEIDKGELATLKGIRVGGQAEVMAFPTEGNPLNPLGRLFLHAMSWLSYVY; encoded by the coding sequence ATGAGTGAAGCCGTTCCACCGACTCCGACACCGACTCCGACACCGACTCCGGCGCCGTCACCAGCGTCCCCGGCAGATCCCGCGCGCAAGGGCACGAGGTGGGTGGTGGCGCTGATCATGGTGAGCCTCGCGTGGTATCTGTTCGCCGACCGCTATACGCCCTACACGCAGCAGGCGCGCATACAGGCCTACGTCGTCCCGGTGGCGCCGGAGGTATCCGGGCGCGTCACGCGTGTGCTGGTGCACAACAACCAGGACGTGCAGTCAGGCGCCGTGCTGTTCGAGGTCGATCCGCAGCAATACCGCATTGCAGCGGACCGCGCGCGCGCGGACCTGGAATCAATGCGAAGGCAGATTGGCGCGAGCACCGCGGGCATCGCGTCGGCGCAGGCCGCGCTGCGCGCGGCCCAGGCTAACGAGGTCAAGGCACGCCAGGATAGCGAACGCCTTGAGCGCCTGTACCGCGAGGATCCCGGCACCGTATCGATACGGCGGCTCGAGGTGGCGCGGGCCACCCACACGCAGGCCACCAGCCAGGTCGACGCGGCCCGCGCGGAGGTTGAGCGTGCGCGGGAGCAGCAGGGCGGCAGCGAAGAGGACAACGCCAAGATGCGCAGCTCGGCGGCCGCCCTGGAGAAGGCCGAGCTCGACCTCGCCAACGCCCAGGTGCGCGCACGCACTGCCGGCCTGATCACTGACCTGCGCACCGAAACCGGCCTGTATGCCGCCGCCGGCAATCCAGTCATGACGCTGATTGCGATCCATGACATCTGGATCAGCGCCGACCTGACGGAGAACAATCTTGGCCACGTCGAGCCCGGGACTCCGGTGGGAATCGTGCTGGACGCATTGCCTGGCAGGGTACTCGCGGGCCGCGTTCGCAGCATCGGCTACGGCGTCAGCGCTGGGCAGAGTCCGCCGCCGGGCAGCCTGCCGACCGTCCAGAACAGCCGCGACTGGCTGCGCCCGGCCCAGCGCTTTCCGGTGGTCGTCGAGATCGACAAAGGCGAACTGGCGACGCTGAAGGGCATTCGCGTGGGCGGGCAGGCCGAAGTCATGGCCTTCCCGACCGAAGGGAACCCCCTCAATCCGCTCGGCCGCTTGTTCCTGCATGCGATGAGCTGGCTGTCCTATGTCTACTGA
- a CDS encoding TolC family protein — MSSRARLAGPLLSVALLLGGCVRLGPDFQAQRESWTESWSTAALEETTQQRQQPDLRQWWQVFGDPILERLIAEADAGNAGVRIAGLRVVEARAQLGIALAGRYPQVQQASAEALYVHSRQSAATVQTSRVWQYSAGVDVGWELDFWGRFSRAIESADAAYFASRANHEDVLVLLHAQVAQTYFTLRAAQARLRIARENARLQKRSFEITERLFKGGESDELDLQQAKTQYLGTLSSIPELEGQILHARNALAILIGRPPAPMHELLDLPEKEGIVPLIDRAVLQDVPASLLLRRPDIRAAELQIAAQSALIGVAKADLYPSLTLLGSIGWSASSLPGTPNGFVLIAGPSLRWNIFDYGRIRNNVRIQDARLQQLIVAYQDSVRQAAREADDAASGLIKALEREAILGEAATAANRSLTLANALFREGYSDFQRVLDAQRALFAQQDAYLVNRSTAVGNLIALYKALGGGWQTGQPLIDAATRQQMEQRTDWGGLIEEATSEPAGKRSSLQGGRTDE; from the coding sequence ATGTCGTCGAGGGCCCGCCTGGCTGGTCCGTTGCTGTCGGTGGCGCTGCTGCTTGGCGGCTGTGTCCGGCTGGGCCCGGACTTTCAGGCGCAACGCGAGTCGTGGACCGAATCGTGGAGCACTGCCGCGCTCGAGGAAACCACGCAGCAGCGGCAGCAACCGGACCTACGCCAGTGGTGGCAAGTCTTTGGCGACCCCATCCTTGAAAGGCTGATTGCCGAGGCCGACGCCGGCAACGCCGGTGTCAGGATCGCGGGGCTGCGCGTGGTCGAGGCCCGGGCCCAGCTGGGCATTGCCCTGGCCGGGCGCTACCCGCAGGTCCAGCAGGCCAGCGCGGAAGCGCTCTACGTCCATAGCCGGCAATCGGCGGCCACGGTCCAGACCAGCCGCGTCTGGCAGTACAGCGCGGGGGTGGATGTTGGCTGGGAGCTGGACTTCTGGGGGCGCTTCAGCCGCGCGATCGAATCCGCGGATGCGGCCTACTTTGCCTCGCGCGCCAACCATGAGGACGTGCTGGTGCTGCTGCATGCGCAGGTGGCCCAGACTTACTTCACCTTGCGCGCGGCGCAGGCCCGCTTGCGCATTGCCCGCGAGAATGCGCGGCTGCAAAAGCGCAGCTTCGAAATCACCGAGCGGTTGTTCAAGGGGGGCGAGAGCGACGAACTCGACCTGCAGCAGGCCAAGACGCAATACCTTGGCACCCTGAGCAGCATTCCCGAGCTGGAAGGCCAGATCCTGCATGCGCGCAATGCGCTCGCGATCCTGATCGGCCGCCCGCCGGCGCCCATGCATGAACTGCTGGACCTGCCGGAGAAAGAGGGCATAGTGCCGCTCATCGACCGTGCCGTGCTGCAGGATGTCCCGGCCAGCCTGCTGCTGCGCCGCCCGGACATCCGCGCCGCCGAACTGCAGATAGCCGCGCAATCGGCGTTGATCGGCGTGGCCAAGGCCGATCTCTATCCATCCCTGACCCTGCTCGGCAGCATCGGCTGGTCGGCCAGTTCGCTGCCCGGCACACCGAACGGCTTTGTGCTGATAGCGGGGCCGAGCCTGCGCTGGAACATCTTCGATTACGGGCGCATCCGCAACAACGTGCGCATACAGGATGCCCGTTTGCAGCAGCTTATCGTGGCCTACCAGGACAGCGTGCGCCAGGCCGCGCGCGAAGCGGACGACGCCGCCAGCGGGCTGATCAAGGCGCTCGAGCGCGAGGCGATCCTGGGAGAGGCGGCAACGGCCGCCAACCGCTCGCTGACCCTGGCCAATGCCTTGTTCCGCGAGGGGTACTCGGATTTCCAGCGCGTGCTGGATGCCCAGCGCGCGCTGTTTGCCCAGCAGGATGCTTACCTCGTCAACCGCAGCACGGCCGTGGGAAATCTCATCGCCTTGTACAAGGCTCTCGGCGGCGGCTGGCAAACCGGGCAGCCGCTCATCGATGCGGCGACGCGGCAGCAGATGGAGCAGCGCACCGACTGGGGCGGACTGATCGAAGAGGCAACGAGCGAGCCAGCTGGTAAACGCTCATCCTTGCAGGGAGGCAGAACTGATGAGTGA